A genomic stretch from Telopea speciosissima isolate NSW1024214 ecotype Mountain lineage chromosome 7, Tspe_v1, whole genome shotgun sequence includes:
- the LOC122669086 gene encoding protein BASIC PENTACYSTEINE2-like: protein MDDDSGLNIRNWGYYEPSSLKGHLGLQLMSTVAERDTKSLLSGRESAVMVNANGAFHHRDCGVSEAPVPMDFVRDGWMNQRDKFLHVLPGNPNFALIAEASGTHPIQMLQPPEASKDERLVRMEEVAGKKEAPLKKRQGGRTQNTQKSPKPKKSKKAPGVPKDECNSSVPRAKPGKKNTEVVINGVDMDISGIPIPICSCTGVPQQCYRWGCGGWQSACCTTSISMYPLPMSTKRRGARIAGRKMSQGAFKKVLEKLSTEGYNLSNPIDLRTHWAKHGTNKFVTIR from the coding sequence atggaCGACGATAGCGGATTGAACATCCGCAATTGGGGTTATTATGAACCCTCCTCCCTTAAAGGGCATCTCGGTCTACAGCTCATGTCAACTGTGGCAGAGAGAGACACTAAATCTCTTCTCTCTGGGCGCGAATCTGCCGTCATGGTTAATGCTAATGGAGCTTTCCATCACAGAGACTGTGGTGTTTCAGAAGCACCAGTCCCCATGGATTTTGTGAGAGATGGTTGGATGAACCAGAGAGATAAGTTTTTGCATGTGTTACCGGGGAACCCCAATTTTGCTCTGATAGCTGAAGCGTCTGGAACTCATCCCATTCAAATGCTACAGCCACCTGAGGCATCGAAGGATGAAAGGTTGGTTCGTATGGAAGAGGTAGCTGGTAAGAAGGAGGCACCTTTGAAGAAAAGGCAAGGTGGCCGCACCCAAAACACCCAAAAGTCTCCGAAACCAAAGAAGAGTAAAAAGGCCCCTGGTGTGCCAAAGGATGAGTGTAATTCTTCTGTCCCAAGAGCAAAGcctgggaaaaagaacactgaaGTAGTCATAAATGGGGTTGATATGGATATTTCGGGTATTCCGATCCCTATTTGCTCATGTACTGGAGTTCCTCAACAATGTTATCGATGGGGATGTGGTGGGTGGCAGTCAGCATGTTGTACAACTAGTATATCTATGTATCCCTTGCCAATGAGTACAAAAAGGCGGGGTGCAAGGATAGCAGGGCGGAAAATGAGCCAGGGAGCTTTTAAAAAGGTATTGGAGAAACTTTCTACTGAAGGTTATAACCTTTCCAATCCGATTGATTTGAGGACTCACTGGGCAAAACATGGTACCAACAAATTTGTCACTATCAGGTAG